One genomic region from Tachysurus vachellii isolate PV-2020 chromosome 22, HZAU_Pvac_v1, whole genome shotgun sequence encodes:
- the il19l gene encoding interleukin 19 like, whose translation MKTSLTCILVICALLAGILGSAMGRKLNLGSCTLTVHTHELRHHFQQIRHNMVAQDNHKGVRLLKVETMKSLQATDSCCFLKQLLRFYIEKVFSGYTSSQLLHQRTTSVLANSFLSMTKDLKACHAQMLCQCSQEANLKFDAIQESYDKLEVAAASVKAIGELDYLLVWLESFHNKDQHHNDDSK comes from the exons ATGAAAACCTCCCTAACGTGCATCCTGGTCATTTGCGCCCTGCTTGCTGGCATCTTGGGCTCAGCCATGGGACGCAAGCTCAATCTGGGCTCCTGTACACTGACGGTTCACACTCACGAGCTCAGGCACCACTTCCAGCAGATCCGCCACAATATG GTCGCACAAGACAACCACAAAGGTGTGCGCTTGCTGAAGGTGGAAACGATGAAGAGCTTGCAG GCTACAGATAGCTGCTGCTTTCTGAAGCAACTCCTACGCTTCTACATCGAGAAGGTGTTCAGCGGCTACACGAGCAGCCAGTTGCTTCACCAGAGAACCACCAGCGTTCTGGCCAACTCTTTTCTCAGCATGACCAAGGACTTGAAAGCTTGT CATGCCCAGATGCTCTGCCAGTGCAGTCAGGAAGCCAACCTGAAGTTTGATGCCATTCAGGAATCCTATGACAAG TTGGAGGTGGCGGCTGCGTCGGTAAAGGCCATAGGAGAGCTGGATTACCTTCTGGTGTGGCTCGAAAGCTTCcacaacaaagaccaacatCATAATGATGACTCAAAATAG
- the prelp gene encoding prolargin encodes MKAELGYCSLLLLLLTVDVWGQQSRPRPRPKPPTTKKPPKKELEPKEPTDFPPVIFGPPSSFEDCPRECLCHPSYPNALYCENRNLRKVPVIPPRTHYLYLQNNYIDSVTAASFNNATELKWINLGNNRIRSIEKQVFEKLPNLLHLYAQMNLLKEVPSNLPAGLEQLRLGRNQISKIAPGAFNKMEHLALLDLHHNRISDSNLAKNLFKDLKNLIQLNLAHNILRKMPANIPNSIAQLFLDRNNIEEIPQNYFKDFTSLAFVRLNYNHLTDKGLPKKVFNISTLLDLHLSHNNLSTVPQFNAHLEHLHLNNNNIESINGTEICPFTPSEDVHDPDSVPKLRYLRLDGNHLTPPIPMDVIMCFRHLHSLMI; translated from the exons ATGAAGGCTGAGCTAGGATActgctctcttcttcttcttctccttaccGTAGATGTTTGGGGACAGCAGTCTAGACCCCGACCTCGACCAAAACCTCCCACCACTAAGAAGCCTCCCAAGAAAGAACTAGAACCCAAGGAGCCCACTGACTTTCCTCCTGTTATCTTTGGTCCACCTTCTTCATTCGAAGACTGCCCAAGGGAATGCCTGTGCCACCCTTCCTACCCAAATGCCTTGTACTGTGAGAACCGCAACCTCCGCAAGGTCCCGGTCATCCCACCTCGCACTCACTATCTCTATCTACAGAACAACTACATTGATTCAGTGACTGCAGCCTCCTTTAACAATGCAACAGAGCTCAAGTGGATAAACCTAGGAAATAACCGCATTCGGTCTATAGAGAAACAGGTGTTTGAGAAGCTTCCAAACCTCCTGCATTTATATGCACAGATGAACCTTTTAAAGGAAGTCCCAAGCAATCTGCCTGCTGGTTTGGAGCAACTCCGTCTCGGTCGTAATCAGATCTCAAAGATCGCCCCTGGTGCTTTCAACAAGATGGAACACCTTGCTCTCCTGGACTTACACCATAACAGGATCAGCGACAGCAACCTGGCCAAGAATCTCTTTAAAGATCTTAAGAATCTGATACAGCTTAATCTGGCTCACAATATCTTAAGGAAGATGCCTGCAAATATACCCAACAGCATTGCCCAGTTGTTCTTAGACAGGAACAACATTGAAGAAATTCCCCAGAACTATTTTAAGGACTTCACAAGCCTAGCTTTTGTTAGACTTAACTACAACCATTTGACTGACAAGGGCCTCCCAAAAAAGGTATTCAATATTAGCACACTGCTGGATTTGCACTTGTCACACAACAACCTGTCTACCGTCCCGCAGTTCAACGCGCACCTAGAGCATCTACAccttaacaacaataatattgaGA GTATCAATGGAACAGAGATCTGTCCCTTTACACCTAGCGAGGATGTACATGATCCAGACAGCGTGCCCAAGCTGAGGTACCTGCGGCTGGACGGTAACCACTTGACCCCGCCCATCCCAATGGACGTCATCATGTGCTTTAGACATCTCCACTCGTTAATGATATAG